From the Hordeum vulgare subsp. vulgare chromosome 1H, MorexV3_pseudomolecules_assembly, whole genome shotgun sequence genome, the window actttgccactcggcctgatgcgtcccgattgtggagagtttccgacaacggagcatcagatatgacagacaccgagtggtcttggaaataatgagacaccgagtcggtacagaggtaacgccttctcgctgagtcgagcgataaacctgctcaaagccgctaggcaacctgcgagcctttgaacatcatgtatccttaccggccgctccattcggacaatggtcccgatcttttcggggttgacatcgatccctcgttcggaaacaaagaaaccgagtaacttcctgctgggaacgccgaatgaacacttggctgggttgagcttgatatcgtacctacgtaggttggtgaatgtttctgccaagtcagtcagcaggtcggaacctttgcgtgacttgactacgatatcatccatatatgcctccacatttcgaacaatctggtcaaggaggcatttttggatcatgcgcataaaagttgctcctgcattcttcaaaccgaatggcatagtgatgtaacagaaacacccgaatggggtgatgaaggctgtttttaattcatccgtaccatacaaacggatctgatgatagcccgaataggcatcaaggaatgataaacactcgcaacccgcagtcgaatcaacaatttgatcaatgcgggggagcgggaagtgatctttcggacagaccttattgagatgcttgaaatcgatgcacatacggagagacttgtccttcttgggcaccatgacaacattaacgagccactcggagtggtgtacctcgcgaatgaagttggctgccaaaagtttagccacctcctctccgattgccttcctcttgtgcgcagcggaccgacgcaggcgttctcggacgggtcgagcagcaggatccacatgcagtcggtgctcagccaactccctgggtacacctggcatgtcagcaggcttccatgcaaaaatgtcccagttctcatggaggaattggatgatcccgacttcctattttggatcaaggctggtggagatgtttgtcggagcagcggcgtcgtccgtcgggtggatgctgactttcttcgtgtcttccgccgactggaatgcagactcggaagctggattcttcgaacgcatcaggtcagcggggtcggcggtcttcttgtactcatccagctcgagaatagccatctgctgatcggcaatcctcaacccctgctacagacactcctcggcccgctgccgatttcctatgaccgtaatcacacccttgggacctggcatcttcagcttcaaatagacgtaacatggacgggccatgaaacgcgcatatgccggatggcccagaatcgcatggtatgcactgtggaagtccaccacctcgaatgtcagcttctccttgcggaagttcttgtcagagccgaagacgacatccaacgcgatctggccgagtgatttggcctttcgtcctgggacgactccgtggaactgcatactgctctcgctaagtttggacatcggaatgcccattcccttgagagtgtcgccgtacatgatgttcaaggcgctgtcgccgtccatgaggaatttgcgcagcctgactccttccaccaccgggtcgacgaccagagcttgcctccctggggtgggtacgtgtgttggatggtccgactgatcaaaggtgatcgcagtctgtgaccacttgaggaacgtgggggtggttggggttgccatgttcacctccctcttaaccagcttcagtcgacttttgctttccacatcagcaaaaatcatcaacgttgcatggacttgggggaacggatcctccttgtcctcatcatccatcTCGGTGTCTTTTTCACTCGGCttcccttcaccgaatccttggatcaggaggcgacactaccgagtggtatgcttcgggaatatggcattgccttcttcgtccatcttcgtgtggattggacacggctgatccaggatggaatttcttgactgcctcttcttgggggtgtactgagctttcccctttcctttgaacttggcatctaTAACGgccgctgcctctgcctgcggagtggattgagccttctgcttcttcttccgattgttgttcccatctccgtcggcgactgacttatgcttgccgctacgtatgcggtcctcctcttcgtcatttgcatagcgtgcggctatctccatcatcttgctcatggagatgtcgcctgtccgaccgaacttcaggtacagatctctgtaccgcacgcctgccttgaaggcgcagactgcttggtgttctgtgacgttctccaccgtgtggtagagggtcgtccaacgctggatgaaatcgcgtaggggctcgttctgcttctggacacagtgctggagctctacgagaccagcagggcggttgcacgtaccctcgaaggccttgatgaagactcgggatagatctgcccagctgtagatgcttgacagagctaactggttcagccaagctcgcgccgagccgtcgagcatcagggggagatgtttcatggcgacctggtcatctccgccaccgatctggaccgccactctgtagtcgtccaaccaagtttctggcttggactctcctgtgaacttgctgattcccgtcgccaatcggaagttgggagggatgtcagctgagcggaaggcacgactgaagcactcgggaccataaacgacggtcctgcttccactcggacggtctctatcatgaccatcgcggtgggctcgacttctgttgaccttcttctgggcgatgtaccctcttgcatcaggccttggatcatgcgcgtcaccgactgaacgacgatcatcgtgatgccggggcccgtaaggcccaccccgcggaggggtacgcgaacggtgacgatcttcgggattcctggaacggttgccccctctgcgtcgctgatgagagtcaggactaaaaaccgaccgatgcgtgttcgcgtgaacagaactgttgtggatcctgttgtgcgactgggagaccgccgaattttgctgttgcgttgtatgcaacagggcacgaatctgctcgatccctctaccagcctctgaatcagtcggctgcagAGAATCcgctatcctggcagccgcagccaagttgaggatgggtgtgcggaacacctcgacgttgctctggcaagtgtgtcgactggcagaacgatggtgttgacgatgagcgccggatgattctccgacctcatgctcgttccgaccagtccggaggggactttcatgggaatcggccatgagaacttcggctgcaggcccgcgacccgggtactcggaaggtagctcagtcggaactgagtccaagcactgggatggcggcgggaccacaaccgattcgaggaccaccacttgagaggacgcgttctgtcgcgcctgggcgtgtcgcacccaacgctggagccgcggacgacgggatcgcttgttgcggcgcgtgacgggggcgaagatcgacaccggggccgatgactggagaagaaggacgccacgggaaccggcacggaagtgcgtagccccgcgactggggagcgcctggacgtcgaggggcgcatcccgaagccatgccgaatcgtcgacgatgaaggagagtgcgccgaagaggatctcatgacccatgcacagatctccgccggacgacatgatgaaaagatgaaatcaCAAACTCGTGGGAagttgcttagacgcctgccccacggtgggcgccaactgtcgtgggtataagtctgatagtagaagtgtagggtacgaaaagatgggcagagccttagctacggcgaggatgtatgagttcaggcccctctacggtggaggtaaaagccctacgtctcagtgctcttgggagcttagtgtcgagtggattataggattacagcaagtgccaacccctgcaccagtggggaagggccgcttatatagagtgcgctgcccttcataatggccccggtggacaggggtggaatagtggcgaataaatgtctacgttagaGGTAACgcaagccttaaatgctaataatggtgtatgaaaacgtatgaccattgccctcctgggaggttaagatgtatagagtggattccagtcggtacgttaaatatgctccgagtgctcgtcgccgactggatgatggtggcgtccttagttcagtcggaactgtctaagggccttgccctctatgaagggtagtccttgggtaggacctatagggcaggcctatgaccctaccctgggactataaccccatcaacgtgagtttcccaatcacgcatgtcttgatgaaattggatgaactgttcaaacgttgccgctcctccatgctcaggcacaacattctcaacctgaaactgaaacccttgatcGTATAGACGTTCCGGGCGCTCGtcttctatgatcatattgtgcatgatcacacaagcagtcatcacctcccacagTTTCTGCGTGCTCCAGGTATTACAAGGATACCGAACGATaccccatcgagattgcaaaacaccaaaggcacactcgacatccttcctagcactctcttgctcttgggcaaatcttttcctcttctctccgacaggGTTGGGTATTGTCTTGACGATAGTGGTCCACTGAGGATAGATACCGTCACCGAGGTAGTATCCTTGTCTTAGTTGTGGCTGTTGACAGTAAAGTTCACCGGTGGTCtgttgccttcggcaagcctATCAAACACCGGCGAGCgctgaagcacgttgatatcattgtgtgatccggccatgccaaagaaagagtgcCAGATCCAGAGATCTTTAGACGCCACGGCCTctagtatgacagtgcaagccctgacatggcccttatactgcccttgccaagcagaagggcagttcttccactccAACGCATGCAAtctatgctaccaagcatccctgggaagcccttgctggcattcatcgccaacaaacgggttgtatcttcagcagtcggctctctcaagtaGTCAGGGTCAAACACAGCAATAACAGCCTTGTAGAACTTATACAAGGACTCTAGGCAAGTAGACTCGCTCATACGGAAGTAATCGTCAATGAGATCACCGGGCACTTTGTATGCAAGCATTCAGATGGCGGcaatgcatttctgataagaggaaAAACCTATCTTGCCAAcggcatcctctttgcactcgaaatagtcaTCATAGCCGACCACCCCCTCTCTAATACGGTTGAAAAGATGCCTACTCATACGAAAACGGCGGGGGAATTTTTGATGTTTGAACAACGGGTTTGTTGTATCAAAGTAGTCCTTTCAAAGAAGGAAATGACcgctctctcggttgcgattcaacgCCGGAAGGTGGCCCGGAATGGAGCCACAGAACAACGGCCGCTGGTTGTTGAGGTGGTGATGGACCGACACAGCAGCCAAtatctcctcctcgtcatcgaacgacgaatcgtcggagtcgcaaaGAAAATTGTGAAAATAAAACTCGTCAGCGGAGTCCATTTTATACCTTGGCAAACTGTCGAACAGCTTGCGGGCGTCGACGAAGGAGACGGACGGCGAACGGAGTCGCGGCGCGCACGGGCCAGCTAGCTGCCCTGCCGGCGTCCGATGATCTTGCCGGTGAGGATCTGGCCGGGCGGCGAGGCGACTTCTTGGTCGGGGCGGGCTGTGTAGTGGGGGCGCGGGGGGAAGCAGTCGGCTCCCCGGCGGCAAGACGACGGCGGCGGGCGACGTGGGAGTGAGCGGCGTTGCTGGGCGGATGTGGAGGTGCCGACAGCTGGCAGAGTCGCTGGCAAAAATGGGCGGTGGCGTTGGCGATGAAGAAGGCGGGCGAGGGTTGGATGGGGGTGGCCAATGTGTCATCGACCAGCGGGCCCGGGGGAGGAGAAGACGAGCGTGCGCGGGTCCGTCGTGTGTGTGCACCGATACAAATCTGACTCAAAAATGGGTCGGAAATGGGTCGTCCGCGGACGAAAACCGAACGCGCGTCTGTTTGGGTCGACGCGTTGGGCCGCCTTTTGTTTCCGCACCGACCTAAACGAACGGCGCCGGACGAAATGGGTCGGCCCATTGGATTTGCTGTATGCATGCTTCTCGTCTTAGTTATTTCCACTGTGAATAGTCTAAGTGGTCAATATTTAATCATGCATTTCAAACCATGAGGGTAATCTTCTAAAAGTTCAGCGCAAAAACCTTTGATCCAAAAGACATAATGATCACGTAACATGGAATCTGAAAATGCGGCCTTACTAtatactacttcctccgtttcaaaatataagaccttttaaagatttcattaaaagactacatacggaacaaaatgagtgaatttatactttaaaatatgtctatgtacatccgtatgtagttcataatgcaatctttaaaaggtcttatattttagaaCCTTTCCGTGCATCATTGCTGAGCTGCCTGAATAGACTTGATGCCAGCAAATATCCATCAGTCTTGAGCAAAACCACCGACCAGAATACCATCTCAATTAGTGCATGACAAGAGACTGCTACCGCCTCCGCATGAACAACAGTGAAGGGTCCTCTTCCACGTACGGGGGGAGGCATCCAAGAAAAGTCTACAAGAATACTGTTTGAGGCTATCTTAATGCTTGACAATCATGCTCAATCCATCGAACTACAACCACTTTGGTTGCTTGCCACCAGTATCCACCACAATCCTGCCACACAACATTTAAGACATAATACTGGTGGAATGCAGTTAATTTCAGAACCTTGGTAACACAACAGGAACATCTTGTATCTTGTATGATTTTAAACATATGAACAGAAAAAATCCATTACCTAAAACTtgagacaatttgcttctcaagaTATATTCACTTTATAGTGCAACCCGTAGATCACAGAGGCTCATAGTGAATTGAGAAGAACGATGTTCTCCTTCTCTATAGAAAACAAATTCCAACTATATATTAAACTGTTTAAGAAAAATGGAACATTGTCCGATGATATAACCTCTCAATCATGCAGGTCATTTCTGCAACTCTGCAATCTACTTCCTCAGTGTAAGTGAAACAAATTTGAAAGAATATACTGGCTTACAATTTCTATAGCCCCTGTACATATATGTTATCTGAAAGGTTCTACAGGTGCTGTTTCCTCAAGAAGTGCAGCAGCTTGGAAACATTCAGCAGCCTCAGCTGCTGACCTGCCACCTTCCTCTTTGTAGAGTAGGCCAAGATTAAACCATGCCATGTGGTTTGTTCTATCAAGTTGCAGTGCATCAGTCAGGAAGCACCTTACAAAAGGCAATGGCGTCTCCCCAAGTTGTCGTAGAATAGTAGCAGTCGATATCAAACTTGGAACATGTTTACCATCAAAGTCTAATGCTCGAAAATAAGCCCCCAAAGCTTCTTTTGGAAGATCTTTCGCTTCACATAGTTTTCCTGGAAATAAAATTGCAGCAAGTAATATGAAGGAAGTATCTTAATGAAAAAAAAAAGCTGAATAACTTTCTGCAAATACTTGCTCAAGAAACTGTAAGGAATGCATTCTAACTTATAATGACCCCATCTATACATTGAAAAATGGAAATTGTGTGCTTAGAGAATGACACGTACTTATAGAATTTTTCAAAGATAAGACAAATAAACTAAAAAATTATCAATATTTTGCAATAATAAATGAATAAGTAAGCCCCAACTGGAGCTTTGATGATCAATTATGTAGACACGTTGATGTTTTCTTACTtccaactccaaaaatatttttacaGAAGATAAGATTCCACAGTATATTTGTATAAAGATGGACAAGATTAACCTGTAGCATGCCAAGCCAAGGCAGAATAACAACTAGTAGCTCTTATCTTTGATACACAAACTTCTGCATCCCTCCACTGTGACATGCCTAGGTACAAGAGAGCTAGATCATACCAGGTCACTGTTTCCAGGCTTTTATCATCTTCGCCACCCTGTAAAAGTCATGTAAAAATGTCAGACATAGTGACCTAATTGCTACTCTGCTATGGACATAAGCCGCATAACCACAAATATAAAAGGATGAAGAGGTTACTTCGGTGGACCTTACTAAGCTCCTGACCCAACAACTAGTCCTATGCATGTATGCAGCAGTCAACATAAAGTAACACTTGGAATTGAAAGACATATTGCTGGCAATCACCCTATGGCTCAAGTTGATTAGCCTGTCCCTCGCGTTGGTTAAACACTACCCATTCAAACTTTTCCTGTTTTTAGAAAGGGGAACAAAACTGACTATCACATCAGCTGAACTATGCCATCAGCCGAATCTTGAATATATATGAAATGTTCATGTCTTATTGTCTTCAGATCATTACACAATGCACCCTACTCCACTTGGCAGAAAAGGCTACTACATATTTTATGAATTGATCTAatagcaacatggaaactttaatTTTGTGTAATAATCTAAATGCTATGGGCAAGAAATTGTGATTCCTCAATTAGATTTGGAAATAGGAGAGCACCTTTGCCAGTGAGATCCCAGCTCCAAAACTTTTTGTTCTAAGTTGAATTAAAGCAAGAAGTTGGGTATATGTCCCAACCGCATCCCTCAATTGCCCTTGTGCGGCCTGAATTCTAGCTTTGGTTCGCAACAAATCTCCTTGATTCCATTTCCCAGTCTGATCAAGAGCAGCATCAACAACTGTTTCAGCATCAGCAAACAGTTTTTGTGCACTTAGTATTCGAGCTAAAAGAAGCCAACTCCTCAACTCTGATCCAGCCTCTAACTTCACCAGTTTTTTTGCATAAAAAACTGCTGCATCTAACTTCCTCTGCTCAGCGTTCTCAAGGCTCAGATTGTACATTATCCTACAATCTTGCCCATGCATGTTTTTTTGGGCACTGCCAAGTACTTCGAGTGCTTCACACTGCCAAGAAGCTCGCTCAGTATCGGATATAGCATATCTAGCTTGATTAGAAAGGGAAACACCAAGCAAAAAATCTGCAACAGCCGCAAATTGTTTGCATCCTCCCTGTATATTACTTATAGCCCTCCGTGCATAGGCAGCACCTTCAGCATGATCACCCTTCTCAACGCAAACTTTTGAAGCTAGGAGAAGTTCTTTGAGACTGTCAGAATCCTGTCCAAACTTCAGTATCCTTTTGAGTAGATTCAGGGCAGTAGAATCATCTTTTTCGGCTAGGTAACACAATGCAACATTGTATGACCATTCTCTTTTGTCTAGCAGACCAGGTAACAGTTCTTCAAATTGTATAGCCAGTGGTTTTAGCTGCCCTGACATGGACAGTGCAAAGGTAAGGTGATGCATCACAGTGGGATCCCGCTCAACCCTCCTCAGATTAAACTTCCTCAATAGAATCATTAAAAGGAGTGTAGCCTCTTCCATATTGTTGCGTGGTACAAATGAACCATCCAACTGAGAATGGAGATTTGGAGAGCGGGCTTCGCAGCCACTGTACAGAAGAAAAACAGCAAATTCCTTTTGTATTTTAGCTATGGTCTCTCCATCAAGATTCCAGTTATTGAGAAGAGACCTCCTGTATTCAGAAATGGCTTCAAGAGAAAACCCCGCTAATTTCCATAACTCAGGGAGAAACTCTACGGCCTTGCATATTATTTCGTTCAATTTACAACCTTTTCCGAAGCCTGCTGGTAAGCCTTCAGGTACTGCTGCTTCCACAATATCCAATATCATTCTGCACTCTTGTGCAGCATCTGCAATATCAAATTGAATTGAAGTTATGCTTACAGTAACCACACACATGACTGTCGCAATGCTAAATAAGAATCTTTTTTAACACCAAAAAACTAAAATACCAAGCAATTGTGTGCACATGTGTGAGTGTGCATGCCTATTCATGTGTGTGACAAGATATGGGGTACCTTTGAACTTTCCGAGATCATGAAGTGCTCTTGCTTTGAGATATATTGCCTCCATAAGTAGGCTCACAGCATGCAAGGGCATTGGTGGAGCATCCCATTGTGAACGAGTCTTTCGGCGATGTGCTTTTCTAGCGATTGAGATTTTCATCTTAGGAACTAATGAAGATATGTCTATCCCGTCAAACACACGAAGTGCTGCTTCTACATGTCCTCGTTGGTACTCTAGCCTTCCTAGCAATGCCCTTGCTTCCTATAAAATGTAAATGCCAAAATACACATTTATGATCATGTATTGAATGTGGGAGTTAGTCAAGAATGCAATCAGTAAATCTACAGGCGGTGAAGTTAAGATATTGAAAAAAAAAAGGTATTCAAGCATATGATCAAATCAAAGAAACAGACTTCATGGGGAAAAAATCatcaatatttttctgaaaagacaAATAATTTACACCTAGAAAGCTTCTCGACTAAATTGCTTGGGTAGTATATATTGCAGATAGAATAGTGAAAATTCAAATTAGAAATAGGTTTTTGTTCGGCAAATCGCATGCCAGAAAAGGATAAAGCAGCTGGTTTCCTAAAACAGCAAGGAGCTAACGAGCCAATTCTGGAAGGAGATAAAATATGAATATTTCCATTCGATTAACTTATCGGAAACAGGTAGCTCGGCACATGTTAAAATTTTACAACTAAATTCATAAGGAAGCATAAATGGAAAATAGGAACCACAATTAACTTAGCTACGAagcaatgttaataaaattacttCACAAGGAACTTATGTACAACTAAATTCTTAAGGATGCATAAAAGGAAAATAGCAGCCGCGATTAACTAAAATATGGAGCAAACTAGATGTTAATAAAATTACTTCAGAGGGAACCACAAGATAGATGGGAAGCATGTTCAAAGACTTTACATTCTGCAAGCAATGCAGTTAGTCAAAGAACACTCTTATCAAAACAACAGCATTAGTTCCACAAAAGGAAACACTGACCTCATAATTAAGGCAGACGCCCTCCCGGAGTGATAACTCAGCTTCTTCAATGTTGCCATTATCAAGGTATTGCTCGACTTCTCCATTCCTGGAAGAATACCCACTGGCTGAGAAATCTTTCGTAAAAGTAGAGTCCGATGACCGGATGGTGTCATCTGCCCCTTTCAGCTGCTCTCCAGAGCAAAGGCACTCCATTGCCATCCGCCGGACAAAGTTCCTTAATCTTCCCCTCCCTTCCCTACCCTCCATCCTGCTGTATCATATGTCGCCCCATCTCTCCACAC encodes:
- the LOC123430719 gene encoding protein NPGR2, producing the protein MEGREGRGRLRNFVRRMAMECLCSGEQLKGADDTIRSSDSTFTKDFSASGYSSRNGEVEQYLDNGNIEEAELSLREGVCLNYEEARALLGRLEYQRGHVEAALRVFDGIDISSLVPKMKISIARKAHRRKTRSQWDAPPMPLHAVSLLMEAIYLKARALHDLGKFKDAAQECRMILDIVEAAVPEGLPAGFGKGCKLNEIICKAVEFLPELWKLAGFSLEAISEYRRSLLNNWNLDGETIAKIQKEFAVFLLYSGCEARSPNLHSQLDGSFVPRNNMEEATLLLMILLRKFNLRRVERDPTVMHHLTFALSMSGQLKPLAIQFEELLPGLLDKREWSYNVALCYLAEKDDSTALNLLKRILKFGQDSDSLKELLLASKVCVEKGDHAEGAAYARRAISNIQGGCKQFAAVADFLLGVSLSNQARYAISDTERASWQCEALEVLGSAQKNMHGQDCRIMYNLSLENAEQRKLDAAVFYAKKLVKLEAGSELRSWLLLARILSAQKLFADAETVVDAALDQTGKWNQGDLLRTKARIQAAQGQLRDAVGTYTQLLALIQLRTKSFGAGISLAKGGEDDKSLETVTWYDLALLYLGMSQWRDAEVCVSKIRATSCYSALAWHATGKLCEAKDLPKEALGAYFRALDFDGKHVPSLISTATILRQLGETPLPFVRCFLTDALQLDRTNHMAWFNLGLLYKEEGGRSAAEAAECFQAAALLEETAPVEPFR